One genomic window of Vibrio mangrovi includes the following:
- a CDS encoding YcfL family protein — protein MKKWLLSFVVFAFVGCTNTHTAGLTVDSEYQRILFGDNVLASEVEVKDISTAEVNDHTRGVVRVKNKTSSDQHIQYRFYWYDEQGLEVNARPGPWRQAIIRGMDEVSLSEVSVSPKAVNFRVQIRELNQ, from the coding sequence ATGAAAAAATGGCTCCTCAGTTTTGTTGTATTTGCGTTTGTCGGATGTACTAATACACATACCGCCGGATTGACTGTTGATAGTGAATATCAACGGATCTTGTTTGGTGACAATGTATTGGCTTCTGAAGTTGAGGTGAAAGATATTTCAACGGCGGAAGTGAACGATCATACGCGAGGTGTGGTCAGAGTTAAAAATAAAACATCGTCAGATCAACATATTCAATACCGTTTTTATTGGTACGATGAACAGGGACTGGAAGTGAATGCCCGGCCAGGCCCCTGGAGACAAGCCATTATCAGAGGTATGGATGAAGTCTCGTTGTCTGAAGTGTCTGTATCTCCGAAAGCAGTGAATTTCAGAGTACAGATTAGAGAATTGAATCAATAA
- the lpoB gene encoding penicillin-binding protein activator LpoB, producing the protein MKKSIILVLGLAALMGGCANQVSYGDAQAVETKTVDFGSTDLQKIAADMVDSMMMSGSVAAITRNSRPVVFVESIKNKTSEHIDTESITDTISTKMLNSGKFRFVDMARVDAVKKQLDFQNNDALVDKSSSIQFGKMVGAQYMLYGNLASIVKDTGSDKDVYYKMTMRLMDLRSGLIEWADETEIRKEQSKSFLGF; encoded by the coding sequence ATGAAAAAAAGTATAATCCTCGTGTTGGGGTTGGCTGCTCTCATGGGTGGTTGTGCAAATCAGGTTTCCTATGGGGATGCTCAGGCTGTTGAGACAAAAACCGTTGATTTTGGTTCGACGGATCTGCAGAAAATTGCGGCGGATATGGTCGATAGTATGATGATGTCCGGCTCCGTAGCTGCAATTACCCGTAATTCCCGCCCGGTTGTCTTTGTGGAAAGTATTAAGAACAAAACCAGTGAACATATCGATACCGAATCGATTACTGATACGATCAGTACCAAAATGCTGAATTCAGGTAAGTTCCGTTTTGTTGATATGGCGCGCGTAGACGCAGTTAAAAAGCAGCTGGATTTCCAGAATAATGACGCGTTAGTCGATAAAAGCAGCTCTATTCAGTTTGGGAAAATGGTCGGTGCACAGTATATGTTATACGGTAATCTGGCGAGTATCGTTAAAGATACAGGCAGTGATAAAGATGTATATTATAAAATGACAATGCGTTTAATGGATCTGCGTTCCGGCCTGATTGAATGGGCTGATGAAACTGAAATCCGGAAAGAGCAGTCAAAGAGCTTCCTAGGTTTTTAA
- a CDS encoding peptidoglycan binding protein CsiV: MKKLIPLLMLLFAMPSWAERQFDIEVIIFKRAVNAEDINEAWPNVLPPIDYKNAGSLSSQAYLARKGVTRLPPASYQLDKQEENLRNHAGFQVLLHTAWRQGDEGQSNAPEFHIRAGMDYSSQFHPDGSEITASTTSQQSPIDGTVEQSLPKPLYELDGKLQVYVQHYLYVDALFDLKKPSIRDVSVEETPIDFSQDTTNGDENVQFGHLQAISPTVTEERFLKPYRLNQKRRMRSGETLYFDHPLMGMIVQVRKVPDK; encoded by the coding sequence ATGAAAAAGCTGATCCCACTGTTGATGTTACTATTTGCAATGCCCTCCTGGGCAGAACGGCAATTTGACATCGAAGTGATCATTTTTAAACGAGCCGTCAATGCGGAAGATATCAATGAGGCATGGCCGAATGTACTTCCTCCAATTGATTATAAAAATGCAGGTAGTCTGAGTTCTCAGGCTTATCTGGCCCGGAAAGGTGTCACACGACTACCACCTGCTTCATACCAGTTGGACAAACAGGAAGAGAATCTGAGAAATCACGCGGGTTTTCAGGTGCTGTTACATACGGCATGGCGTCAGGGTGACGAAGGACAGTCTAATGCACCGGAATTCCATATTCGGGCAGGCATGGATTATTCGTCTCAGTTCCACCCGGATGGTAGCGAAATTACGGCATCAACCACATCTCAGCAGTCTCCGATTGATGGTACGGTCGAACAATCACTACCAAAACCTCTCTATGAACTGGATGGGAAGTTACAGGTTTATGTACAACACTATCTCTACGTTGACGCTCTCTTTGATCTGAAAAAACCTAGCATCCGGGATGTATCCGTCGAAGAAACACCGATTGATTTTTCACAAGATACAACCAATGGAGATGAAAATGTCCAGTTTGGTCATCTTCAGGCTATTTCTCCGACCGTAACGGAAGAACGTTTTCTGAAACCATACCGGCTTAACCAGAAACGCCGAATGCGAAGTGGCGAAACACTCTATTTTGATCACCCGCTGATGGGAATGATTGTGCAAGTCAGAAAAGTTCCGGACAAATAA
- a CDS encoding PilZ domain-containing protein: MVEQEFFTVLHALTINIEPLETGATLPSEEVFESEIPVPFIVACEFSHLDQLSDIARQELKNNDFKNLIQLLDSQNNKLNLLLNFMLSQQDNPSQRYQTESFGASQFTYSASHPVEPGTLLRVKLFLNHPPAAIYCYAHVEACQAEEEQYIITVKYDLLRESDQDLLIKAALYQQQKLLRRRSLERNNK, from the coding sequence ATGGTCGAACAAGAGTTTTTTACAGTGCTTCATGCACTCACAATTAACATTGAACCTTTGGAAACTGGGGCAACACTCCCTTCTGAAGAGGTGTTTGAAAGCGAAATTCCGGTGCCATTTATCGTTGCGTGTGAATTCAGCCATCTGGATCAGCTCAGTGACATTGCCCGGCAAGAGCTTAAAAATAATGATTTCAAAAACCTGATTCAGTTACTTGATAGTCAGAACAATAAGTTAAACTTACTGTTAAACTTCATGTTATCCCAGCAAGACAATCCATCGCAGCGTTATCAGACCGAATCGTTCGGCGCCAGTCAGTTTACTTATTCCGCCAGTCATCCGGTCGAACCCGGAACCTTACTGCGGGTCAAACTGTTTCTGAATCATCCTCCGGCAGCAATATACTGTTATGCACATGTTGAAGCATGTCAGGCAGAAGAAGAACAATACATTATTACCGTGAAATACGACCTTCTGAGAGAGTCAGATCAGGATCTGCTGATTAAAGCAGCCCTCTATCAACAACAGAAGCTTCTCCGTCGCCGCTCTCTTGAAAGAAACAATAAATAG
- the ycfP gene encoding alpha/beta hydrolase YcfP: MIIYLHGFDSTSPGNHEKVLQLQFIDDDVRFVSYSTLHPRHDMQHLLKEVHKAIELSDDPHPVICGVGLGGYWSERIGFLCGIKQVLFNPNLHPENNMQGKIDRPEEYEDIATKCVSQFRLKNKDHCLVVLSKNDEVLDNQKTAEELETYYDIIWDETQSHKFKKISQHLQTISQFKNK, translated from the coding sequence ATGATTATTTATCTACATGGATTTGATTCAACCAGCCCGGGGAATCATGAAAAGGTACTGCAATTACAATTCATCGATGATGATGTGCGGTTTGTCAGTTATAGCACACTGCATCCCAGACATGATATGCAGCATCTTCTGAAAGAAGTTCATAAAGCGATTGAATTGAGCGACGATCCGCATCCGGTTATCTGTGGGGTAGGACTCGGTGGTTACTGGTCAGAACGGATTGGTTTTTTGTGTGGGATCAAACAGGTTTTGTTTAATCCGAATCTTCATCCGGAAAACAATATGCAGGGAAAGATCGATCGTCCTGAAGAATATGAAGATATTGCAACAAAATGTGTTTCTCAGTTCCGGCTCAAAAATAAAGACCATTGCCTGGTTGTACTGTCAAAAAATGATGAGGTTCTGGATAACCAGAAGACGGCGGAAGAACTGGAAACATACTACGACATTATATGGGATGAGACACAAAGTCATAAATTCAAGAAGATATCTCAACATCTTCAGACTATAAGCCAGTTCAAGAACAAATAA
- the mfd gene encoding transcription-repair coupling factor, translating into MTSLNSILSLPVSEGTGDKKQIGNLTGASLALTAAELARQHQHHTLLVTADPQMALKLQQEIEQFFPENIALFPDWETLPYDSFSPHQEIISDRISRLYQLPGKTGGITITPVTTLLQRQSPRDFLLQHTLIVKRGDLFSLEKLRGQLENSGYRHVDQVFGPGEYASRGSILDLFPMGSELPYRFDFFDDEIDTIRTFDPENQRSIEEISEVRLLPAHEFPTNKAAIEDFRTRWRQRFEARREPESVYMQVSKGLWPAGIEYWHPLFFEKTETLFDYLPADSQLIIVGDIEPSVERFLSDVHERYEQRKVDPLRPLLEPVELWLKKDEFFTQLKSFSQFQVRTEPVTEKAGRLNLQIASLPEIKVQHQHKEPLAALRQFVESHSGQIIFSVESEGRREALLELLQRIKLRPTTLPSFQEACLSDEKYMLVIGAAEHGFILSEQQIAFICESDLLGDRVVQRRKKDKRVTNSDAVIRNLAELKPGQPVVHIDHGIGRYLGLQTLEVGGIKTEYVTLEYQGEAKLYVPVSALNLISRYSGGAEENAPIHKLGGESWAKARRKAAEKVRDVAAELLDVYAKRELKPGHVFALDREQYATFKASFPFEETDDQSMAINSVLADMCQNKAMDRLVCGDVGFGKTEVAMRAAFVCTDNSKQVAVLVPTTLLAQQHFENFRDRFANHPIRVEVLSRFKTAKEQKQILQDVQDGKIDILVGTHKLLSSELKFKDLGLLIVDEEHRFGVRQKEKVKAMRANVDILTLTATPIPRTLNMAMSGMRDLSIIATPPARRLAVKTFVRQSDQGVIREAVLREIMRGGQVYYLHNQVESIDKAAADLEKLIPEARITVAHGQMRERELERIMNDFYHQRFNLLVCTTIIETGIDIPTANTIIIHRADTLGLAQLHQLRGRVGRSHHQAYAYLLTPHPKAMTKDAVKRLEALASLEDLGAGFTLATHDLEIRGAGELLGDEQSGQIQSIGFTLYMEMLEQAVEALKSGKEPSLDELLKEQTEVELRLPALLPDDYIPDINTRLSMYKQIASVASSEELNELKVELIDRFGKLPDAALNLLEVSKLKLEAAALNIKKIEAHSKGGYIEFNLNASINPTYLVQLLQSQPKLYGMDGPTKFKFTLPLDERNQRIGFLRDMLSEFQQNILPVS; encoded by the coding sequence ATGACCAGCTTGAATTCCATTCTATCACTTCCGGTATCTGAAGGTACCGGAGATAAAAAACAAATCGGCAATCTGACCGGCGCAAGTCTGGCACTGACTGCGGCTGAACTCGCCCGGCAGCACCAGCACCATACACTGTTAGTCACTGCTGATCCGCAGATGGCTTTAAAGTTACAGCAGGAAATCGAACAGTTTTTCCCGGAAAACATTGCCCTCTTCCCTGACTGGGAAACTCTGCCTTATGACAGTTTTTCACCACATCAGGAAATCATCTCTGATCGGATTTCCCGGCTATATCAGTTACCGGGAAAGACTGGAGGAATCACCATTACCCCGGTGACAACTTTGTTGCAAAGACAGTCACCTCGGGATTTTTTGCTGCAACACACCCTGATTGTGAAGCGAGGAGATCTCTTTTCTCTGGAAAAACTCCGGGGTCAACTGGAGAATTCCGGATACCGCCATGTGGATCAGGTTTTTGGTCCGGGAGAATACGCCAGCAGAGGTTCGATTCTCGATCTGTTCCCAATGGGAAGCGAACTCCCATATCGCTTCGATTTTTTTGATGATGAAATTGATACTATCAGGACATTTGATCCGGAGAATCAACGTTCGATAGAAGAAATCAGTGAAGTCAGGCTGCTTCCGGCCCACGAATTCCCAACGAACAAAGCAGCAATTGAAGACTTCCGGACACGATGGCGCCAGCGTTTTGAAGCCCGCAGAGAGCCGGAATCTGTCTATATGCAGGTCTCGAAAGGGTTATGGCCTGCGGGAATCGAATATTGGCATCCGTTGTTTTTTGAAAAGACCGAAACTCTTTTTGACTATTTACCGGCAGATAGTCAGTTGATTATTGTCGGAGACATTGAACCGTCGGTCGAGCGTTTTCTGAGCGATGTTCATGAACGTTACGAACAGAGAAAAGTTGACCCGTTACGTCCGCTCCTTGAGCCGGTTGAACTGTGGCTGAAAAAAGATGAATTTTTCACTCAGTTGAAATCTTTTTCTCAGTTTCAGGTTCGGACCGAGCCTGTCACGGAGAAAGCCGGGCGACTCAATCTTCAGATTGCATCTCTTCCGGAAATCAAAGTACAACACCAGCATAAAGAACCACTTGCGGCACTCCGTCAGTTTGTCGAATCCCATTCAGGACAGATTATTTTCTCCGTAGAATCAGAGGGACGACGGGAAGCATTGCTGGAGCTATTACAACGCATCAAATTACGTCCCACAACATTACCATCTTTTCAGGAAGCCTGTCTGAGTGACGAAAAATATATGTTGGTCATCGGTGCTGCTGAACATGGTTTCATCCTGAGTGAACAACAGATTGCATTTATCTGCGAAAGTGATCTGCTTGGTGATCGGGTGGTTCAACGACGCAAGAAAGATAAACGAGTCACAAATAGCGATGCTGTCATCCGCAATCTTGCCGAATTAAAACCGGGCCAGCCCGTGGTACATATCGATCATGGTATCGGACGCTATCTGGGGTTACAGACTCTGGAAGTCGGTGGGATAAAAACGGAATATGTTACCCTGGAATATCAGGGAGAAGCGAAACTTTATGTTCCTGTTTCGGCTCTGAATCTGATTAGCCGCTACTCCGGTGGCGCCGAAGAAAATGCCCCCATTCATAAACTGGGAGGCGAAAGCTGGGCAAAAGCACGCCGGAAAGCAGCGGAAAAAGTTCGTGATGTCGCAGCCGAATTATTGGATGTGTACGCCAAACGAGAGCTGAAGCCAGGACACGTTTTCGCTCTCGACAGGGAGCAGTATGCCACCTTTAAGGCCAGCTTCCCGTTTGAAGAAACCGATGACCAGTCGATGGCAATCAACTCGGTACTTGCGGATATGTGTCAGAATAAAGCCATGGATCGTCTGGTCTGTGGAGACGTTGGATTCGGTAAGACAGAAGTCGCGATGCGTGCTGCATTCGTCTGTACGGATAACAGTAAGCAGGTCGCTGTCCTGGTTCCGACAACCTTACTTGCCCAGCAACATTTTGAAAACTTCAGGGACCGTTTTGCCAACCACCCTATCAGGGTCGAAGTTTTATCCCGTTTTAAGACCGCTAAAGAACAGAAACAGATCCTTCAGGATGTACAGGACGGTAAAATTGATATTCTGGTTGGAACTCACAAGCTACTTTCCAGCGAACTCAAGTTTAAAGATCTCGGATTACTAATCGTAGATGAAGAACATCGTTTCGGTGTTCGTCAGAAAGAAAAAGTAAAAGCCATGCGGGCCAATGTTGATATTCTGACCCTGACTGCAACACCAATACCCAGAACTCTGAATATGGCCATGAGCGGAATGCGGGATCTATCTATCATCGCAACACCTCCGGCGAGACGTCTGGCTGTTAAAACATTTGTCCGGCAAAGCGATCAGGGTGTCATTCGTGAAGCAGTTTTGCGTGAAATCATGCGCGGTGGGCAGGTTTATTATCTGCACAATCAGGTGGAGTCGATTGATAAAGCCGCAGCTGATCTTGAGAAGTTGATTCCGGAAGCACGAATTACGGTTGCACATGGGCAGATGCGTGAGCGTGAACTTGAACGTATCATGAATGATTTTTATCACCAGCGTTTTAATTTACTGGTCTGTACCACAATTATTGAAACCGGGATTGATATACCGACAGCCAACACCATCATTATTCATCGGGCCGACACTCTGGGTTTAGCACAATTGCACCAATTACGTGGCCGGGTCGGACGCTCACACCATCAGGCGTATGCCTACCTGCTGACTCCTCATCCGAAAGCGATGACCAAAGATGCAGTGAAACGGTTGGAAGCATTAGCCTCTCTTGAAGATTTGGGAGCCGGATTCACACTTGCAACCCACGATCTGGAAATCCGGGGAGCTGGCGAGTTACTGGGTGATGAGCAAAGCGGGCAAATCCAGTCAATCGGTTTTACACTCTATATGGAAATGCTTGAACAGGCAGTTGAAGCCCTGAAATCCGGTAAAGAGCCATCACTAGATGAGCTGCTCAAAGAGCAGACAGAGGTTGAACTCAGATTGCCGGCACTGCTTCCTGATGACTATATTCCCGATATCAACACCCGGCTATCAATGTATAAACAGATCGCCAGTGTCGCAAGTTCAGAAGAGCTGAATGAGCTGAAAGTAGAACTGATTGATCGTTTCGGTAAATTGCCGGATGCTGCATTGAATCTTTTAGAGGTCAGTAAGCTGAAACTGGAAGCTGCTGCACTGAATATTAAGAAAATTGAAGCACACAGCAAAGGTGGGTACATTGAGTTCAATCTAAATGCTAGTATAAATCCGACATACTTAGTGCAGCTCTTACAGTCTCAACCAAAGCTATATGGAATGGATGGTCCCACCAAATTCAAATTTACTCTGCCGTTGGATGAGCGAAACCAGCGCATTGGATTTCTCCGGGATATGTTGAGTGAATTTCAGCAAAACATATTACCGGTCTCCTGA
- a CDS encoding phosphotransferase, whose product MARMSWYEACQLDPSLTSLTHIFRETPEVAQTLTGGLTNRCWKIEFPGQPPVVWRPATDVTQAFSISRHQEYHILSALKERAVLISPEPLHINEHGLLVQWIDGVRVIENDVEMMTRLLSQIHQFPVTRLPIIPFIYTARIDHYWFKLQSMSVELGDVEPLYKIWRTLPNIPEVPISLCHFDLGSHNLIRTAQGVKVIDWEYAALADPRIDLAMTIYMADTNLVTAVGQYCQHRNITDIDAWIDGVKSWMPRVKMLAMLWYLIAYQLWENDVMIAEAERIKEQLNG is encoded by the coding sequence ATGGCACGTATGTCATGGTACGAAGCATGTCAGCTAGATCCTTCGCTGACGTCTCTTACTCATATTTTCCGGGAAACACCAGAAGTTGCTCAGACTTTAACTGGTGGTTTGACAAACCGTTGTTGGAAAATCGAGTTTCCCGGCCAGCCTCCCGTTGTGTGGCGTCCTGCCACTGATGTGACGCAGGCGTTTTCAATCTCCCGGCATCAGGAATACCATATTTTATCAGCCTTAAAAGAGAGAGCTGTGCTGATTTCTCCTGAGCCGCTTCATATCAATGAACATGGGTTGCTGGTCCAGTGGATTGACGGCGTCAGGGTGATTGAAAATGACGTTGAGATGATGACACGTTTATTGAGTCAGATTCATCAGTTTCCAGTCACCAGACTTCCTATCATTCCTTTCATCTACACTGCTCGCATTGATCATTATTGGTTTAAACTACAGTCGATGTCTGTTGAACTGGGGGATGTTGAACCACTGTATAAAATCTGGCGTACATTACCAAATATTCCTGAAGTTCCGATTTCCCTTTGCCATTTTGATCTGGGGAGCCATAATCTGATCAGAACAGCTCAGGGAGTCAAAGTAATTGACTGGGAGTATGCAGCTCTGGCTGACCCGAGAATTGATCTGGCGATGACGATTTATATGGCGGATACAAATTTAGTTACTGCTGTCGGACAATATTGTCAGCACCGTAATATTACCGATATTGATGCGTGGATTGACGGGGTGAAGTCCTGGATGCCCAGAGTTAAAATGCTTGCAATGCTGTGGTATCTGATCGCTTATCAGCTATGGGAAAATGATGTGATGATAGCCGAAGCCGAAAGGATAAAAGAGCAATTGAACGGCTGA
- the hinT gene encoding purine nucleoside phosphoramidase codes for MAEETIFSKIIRKEIPADILYQDELVTAFRDINPRAPSHILIIPNQLIPTVNDIESDDEVALGRLFTVARKLAEQEGIAQDGYRLIVNCNAHGGQEVYHIHMHLLGGKPLGPLLMN; via the coding sequence ATGGCTGAAGAAACTATTTTTAGTAAGATTATTCGTAAAGAAATTCCGGCCGACATTCTTTATCAGGATGAGTTGGTTACTGCATTCCGGGATATCAATCCGAGAGCGCCGAGTCATATTCTGATTATTCCTAACCAATTGATCCCGACAGTAAATGATATTGAGTCTGACGATGAGGTTGCTCTGGGACGGCTTTTTACAGTTGCAAGAAAGCTGGCGGAGCAGGAAGGCATTGCTCAGGATGGATACCGGCTTATTGTGAATTGTAATGCTCATGGCGGGCAGGAAGTTTATCATATTCATATGCACCTTCTGGGAGGGAAGCCTCTGGGGCCGCTACTGATGAACTGA
- a CDS encoding NAD(P)/FAD-dependent oxidoreductase: MTRIVVVGGGAGGLELVTKLGHTLGRKGRAQITLVDRNASHLWKPLLHEVATGSLDDGVDALSYRAHARNHSFDFQMGSLEDIDRERKVITLAELKDEHGELLIPRREVEYDILVLAIGSKSNDFNTAGVREHCIFLDSPEQANLFRTEMNNEFLKLHAKNGQGTVDIAIVGAGATGVELSAELHNAVKELRNYGFGDLDSNKLNVNLIEAGERILPALPPRISSAAHHELTKLGVTVRTSTMITKVEEDGLTTKDGEKIPAKIMVWAAGIKAPDFMKDIAGLETNRINQLVVTNTLQTTRDRDIFVIGDLAQCTQPDGTFVPPRAQAAHQMASRTFRNIVAKLNDREMKPYVYKDHGSLVSLSRFSTVGSLMGNLTRGSMMVEGKIARVVYISLYRMHQVALHGMFKTALMLLVGRINRVLRPNLKLH; the protein is encoded by the coding sequence GTGACTCGTATTGTTGTTGTTGGTGGCGGTGCAGGCGGTTTAGAGCTTGTCACCAAATTAGGCCACACACTAGGAAGAAAAGGTCGTGCCCAGATCACTCTGGTGGACAGAAATGCCAGCCATTTATGGAAACCGTTGTTGCATGAAGTGGCAACCGGCTCTCTGGATGATGGCGTTGATGCTCTGAGTTACCGGGCTCACGCGAGAAACCACAGTTTTGATTTTCAAATGGGAAGCCTGGAAGATATCGATCGGGAAAGAAAGGTTATTACTCTGGCTGAATTGAAAGATGAGCATGGTGAGCTGTTGATCCCACGTCGTGAGGTTGAATACGATATTCTGGTATTGGCCATTGGCTCAAAATCTAACGATTTCAATACTGCGGGCGTGAGAGAGCATTGTATCTTTTTGGATAGTCCGGAGCAGGCAAATCTGTTCAGAACGGAAATGAACAATGAATTCCTTAAACTTCATGCCAAAAACGGTCAGGGAACAGTTGATATTGCGATAGTCGGTGCCGGAGCGACCGGCGTAGAGCTTTCGGCAGAATTGCATAATGCAGTGAAAGAGCTGCGTAATTATGGTTTCGGCGATCTGGATTCAAATAAATTGAATGTGAATCTGATCGAAGCAGGAGAGCGTATTCTTCCTGCGTTACCACCAAGAATTTCTTCTGCCGCACATCATGAGCTGACGAAGCTGGGAGTGACTGTCCGGACGTCGACGATGATTACTAAAGTTGAGGAAGACGGGCTGACGACTAAAGACGGCGAAAAAATACCAGCCAAGATTATGGTATGGGCTGCTGGTATTAAAGCTCCTGACTTTATGAAAGATATTGCTGGTTTGGAAACTAATCGTATTAATCAACTGGTGGTGACAAATACCTTACAGACAACACGGGATCGGGACATTTTCGTGATTGGGGATTTAGCACAATGTACACAACCTGACGGGACATTTGTTCCACCTCGTGCTCAGGCTGCACACCAAATGGCAAGCCGCACATTCAGGAATATTGTTGCGAAACTGAATGATCGGGAAATGAAGCCTTACGTTTATAAAGATCATGGCTCTCTGGTTTCGTTAAGCCGTTTTTCCACCGTAGGAAGTTTGATGGGGAACCTGACCCGAGGTTCGATGATGGTCGAAGGAAAAATTGCCCGTGTGGTTTATATTTCTCTTTACCGGATGCACCAGGTGGCATTACACGGAATGTTTAAAACTGCACTTATGCTGCTGGTCGGACGGATTAACCGAGTGTTACGACCAAATTTAAAATTACATTAA
- a CDS encoding COG3014 family protein yields MNTDRHRNVVIRRIRHIAVICMALGASACANFSAGNLFSHYSEQNRKMYQAVRSGHYQDASNELPDNIGGDILDNLEKGRVYFLNHDVQKSQSFLAQSDQAVRRQQDEAIISVSREAASFGSLVANDNLTEYVPADYELGFLHLYLALSYVYDNQLEDALVELRRANQVQEKARNQRQDELLKEKDQLKREGVHTNVGSLLANYPSSGTTLQSIQNGYLFYLSALLYEANGDLNDAYVDYRRALAVAPDNASVAGSALRCAQKLGMNQDVTLLRKKYGAPQRPGKKQGRVIIIQEQGIVDQLKGWEQSLPVYDSNGRMNLYSVALPYYPAYHASNAFPVSLNEMMVEGDRLVDTNMMARKQLNERITSIVFRQILRLTLKNALRKESTKDDNNNVDVANIVMNVWNTLTEQPDTRSWITLPGAVFSATTIVSAGEQTLTVGSQSYSFRVPEQGTTLVWLSRQGENAVIWHKQLGRL; encoded by the coding sequence ATGAATACAGACAGGCATAGGAACGTTGTGATAAGACGGATACGACATATTGCTGTGATATGTATGGCGCTAGGAGCCAGTGCATGTGCCAATTTCTCTGCCGGAAATCTATTCAGCCATTATTCCGAGCAGAACCGGAAAATGTATCAGGCTGTCAGGTCAGGCCACTATCAGGATGCGAGCAATGAGCTTCCTGACAATATTGGTGGTGATATTCTGGATAACTTAGAAAAAGGCAGAGTTTATTTTCTCAATCATGATGTGCAAAAGAGTCAGTCGTTTCTTGCCCAAAGCGATCAGGCAGTCAGACGGCAGCAGGATGAGGCGATTATCTCCGTCAGCCGGGAAGCGGCCAGCTTTGGCAGCCTTGTTGCTAATGACAATTTAACGGAATATGTTCCGGCAGATTATGAGTTGGGTTTTTTACACTTATATCTGGCCTTGTCTTATGTTTATGATAATCAACTTGAAGATGCTCTGGTTGAACTGAGACGGGCTAATCAGGTTCAGGAGAAGGCCAGGAACCAGCGGCAGGACGAGTTACTAAAAGAGAAGGACCAGCTGAAGCGCGAAGGTGTTCATACGAATGTTGGTAGTCTGTTGGCCAATTACCCCAGTTCGGGGACAACACTTCAGTCGATCCAAAATGGATATCTGTTCTATCTATCGGCGTTGTTGTATGAGGCAAACGGTGATCTCAATGATGCTTATGTCGATTATCGGCGGGCGCTTGCTGTCGCTCCGGATAATGCCAGTGTCGCCGGGAGTGCATTACGGTGTGCTCAGAAGCTAGGCATGAATCAGGATGTCACGTTACTTCGGAAGAAATATGGCGCACCGCAGCGGCCGGGTAAAAAACAGGGACGGGTTATTATTATTCAGGAACAGGGTATTGTTGACCAACTGAAGGGATGGGAACAATCTTTACCCGTATATGACAGCAATGGAAGAATGAATCTCTATTCTGTCGCGCTGCCATATTATCCAGCTTATCATGCGTCGAATGCTTTCCCTGTCAGCCTCAATGAAATGATGGTTGAGGGTGATCGATTGGTCGATACGAATATGATGGCCCGGAAACAGCTGAATGAAAGGATTACTTCTATCGTTTTCCGGCAGATACTTCGGCTAACATTAAAGAATGCGCTTCGCAAAGAATCGACGAAAGATGATAATAACAATGTTGATGTCGCAAATATTGTTATGAATGTGTGGAACACTTTGACTGAGCAACCGGATACCCGAAGCTGGATTACGTTGCCTGGTGCAGTTTTTAGTGCGACGACGATTGTATCTGCCGGCGAACAAACATTGACTGTTGGCAGTCAGTCGTATTCATTTCGTGTCCCGGAACAGGGAACGACATTAGTATGGCTTTCCCGTCAGGGGGAAAATGCCGTTATTTGGCACAAACAGTTGGGAAGGTTATGA